CGCCCACCACGGAGATTAAGAGTGCAACGGCGGCGAATCCGCCAAACACAATCGCGTTGAGGCGGTCGGGCGTCAGCACCTCCGCGCGAACGTCTCCGAGCGTGCTGGCCTTTTCCACGGGCTGGTCTGCGGACAGCTCGTGAATGGTTTGGGAGATGGCCGGGACCAGAGCGTACGCATCCTGATGTGCGCGTACGAACAGGCGGCCGTTCCATCCTTGCTCTTGTTCGGTCGGCTCATAGATCGTCATGGCCGGGGAAGGGATGATATTTTCATCATCGAAGTCGGGTACCACGGCAATGATTCGCCTTGGCTCGGCGCTGATGCCGACAAACTTTATGACCCCGTCCGTCCACCACAGTGTATGGTTCACCGCGTCCTGTCCTGGATAGAGCATCTTCGCAATACTCTGACTGATGATGACGACGCGTTCGGAGCCGTCTTTGTCGCTGGCGTTGAGGTCGCGGCCTTCTTGAATCGGCACACCGAACGTGTCGAAGAATCCTGGCGATATCACCCGGAACTTTCCGCGGAAATCCTGACCATCCGCCCGTCTCGCGCCCTGCGCGGCAAATTGAAAGCTGATGTTCAGGCCCCTATCGTCACGCCAGGGAGCGCTGAACCCGGAGGACACGTGTTCCACTCCCGGCAGCGCGCTGATCCGGCGTTGCACCTCACGATAGAACTCATCGACCTGCTGGGGCGACCGCCCATACGACATCAGCGGAAGATTGAGTGCCAAAACGTTGGCCGAGTCGAACGGCGGCCGCGTCTGCTCCAGTACAAACAGAGTCTTCATCAGCACACACGCTCCGGCAAGCAGGAGGAATGAGGCTGCGATCTGCGTAACAGCAAAGATGCGGAGACGCCGGCTGCTCCCTCCGGCCACACGTGTTCCCCGGCCGGTAAGCCCGCCTTGCGGCGCGTTTGCCGAGGGCAGCCGCGGAATGAATGCCAGGAAGACGGCCGCGATCAACGCCAGCCCAATCCCAAACCACACCATACTGAAATCGAGCGTGAGGTCGTTGGCGCGCACTGAGAAGCGCGATGCGTAACGACCCAGCACGGCCACCATCGGTATGGCGAGGCCCACTGCCGCCACTGCCCCGCTTCCGCATAGCACGAGGCTCTCAGCTAATAGAGAACGGCGCAGCACCGCAGTGCTTGCGCCCAGCGCGGAGCGTATCGCCAACTCCGGTTCGCGGCGCACCGTTCGCGCCAGCACCAGATTGGCAACGTTCGAGCTCGCAATCACGAAGAGCAGGGCCGCAGCCGCGAACAATATCCACAAGATCGTATTGGCGCGCGAGTTGATCTGCTCATGCATGCGCGTTACGTCGATCTTGAAATGCTCCTCCGGTTTGTAAACCTCCGGGTGTGCCGCCACCATGGCGCCGTATACGCTGCGCAGCTCCGCCCGCGCGTTGTCGACACTTGCGCCGGGAGCCAACCGCGCGAAGACTTCCGTCATGCGATGCTCGCGCCCCGTCACCATTGTGGCGGAAAGATGATGCGGGCTGGTGACGATATTGGCGATGATCTCTGTTGCCACCGGATAGGGAACGGATGGTTCCAGAACACCAACCACGGTCGCAGGGCGCGCGCCGGTGGGGCCCTCCAGCCGCACCGGCTTTCCAATCACGCTGGGATCGGAGTGTAGCGATGTCCTCCAGAAGTGATAGGTCAGCACCACGGCTCCGGCGGCATTCGGACCGTCATCGGATGGAGTCAGCAGGCGTCCGAGCACCGGGCGAAGGCCCATCACCTCGAAGTAGTGTCCATCCACCACGCCCGCTGGAATCTCGCGTGGCGTGCCCAGACCCACGACCGTAAAATCCAGCTCTGAAAATGTGCCCAGTTCCTTGATGGACTTCAGCCCGCTACCAATGTCCTGAATCTCGGGGACCGAAAACGCTGCGTTGTCCTGGCCGATGCCGGGGGCGCTCTGGCGCAGATAAAGCAACTGATCTTCGTCGCGATTTGCCAGCGGACGCAGCAGCACGGCACGCACCACGCTGAAGATTGCGGCATTGGCTCCGATGCCCAATGCCAACGTAAGGGCGACTGTAATCCACAGCGCAGGCACTCGCGCCAGGGAACGCACGGCAATTCTCAAATCGCGAAAGAACGACATATCAAATCTCCATTCAGGTGATTTCCTCTGCCCGCATACAAACCAGGGTCAAGCCAGCTGAAAAACATGAGAGCCGCCAGGCCAGCCCCTGCCATGATCCTGATCATTCTTTCCCTCGTGGCCTCATCGCGAGGTATCCTTTCGCCGTCGTTGCTCACTTGCCTTCATGATTTCGTTCATCTCCCCCGCTGGCCGAATCTCGAAGATGTTGCCATACGTCATCGCGGGATGCTGCTCCATGAGCTGTACAGCATGATTCATGTCCCGCGCTTCAAGGACGAGA
The Edaphobacter lichenicola genome window above contains:
- a CDS encoding ADOP family duplicated permease, translating into MSFFRDLRIAVRSLARVPALWITVALTLALGIGANAAIFSVVRAVLLRPLANRDEDQLLYLRQSAPGIGQDNAAFSVPEIQDIGSGLKSIKELGTFSELDFTVVGLGTPREIPAGVVDGHYFEVMGLRPVLGRLLTPSDDGPNAAGAVVLTYHFWRTSLHSDPSVIGKPVRLEGPTGARPATVVGVLEPSVPYPVATEIIANIVTSPHHLSATMVTGREHRMTEVFARLAPGASVDNARAELRSVYGAMVAAHPEVYKPEEHFKIDVTRMHEQINSRANTILWILFAAAALLFVIASSNVANLVLARTVRREPELAIRSALGASTAVLRRSLLAESLVLCGSGAVAAVGLAIPMVAVLGRYASRFSVRANDLTLDFSMVWFGIGLALIAAVFLAFIPRLPSANAPQGGLTGRGTRVAGGSSRRLRIFAVTQIAASFLLLAGACVLMKTLFVLEQTRPPFDSANVLALNLPLMSYGRSPQQVDEFYREVQRRISALPGVEHVSSGFSAPWRDDRGLNISFQFAAQGARRADGQDFRGKFRVISPGFFDTFGVPIQEGRDLNASDKDGSERVVIISQSIAKMLYPGQDAVNHTLWWTDGVIKFVGISAEPRRIIAVVPDFDDENIIPSPAMTIYEPTEQEQGWNGRLFVRAHQDAYALVPAISQTIHELSADQPVEKASTLGDVRAEVLTPDRLNAIVFGGFAAVALLISVVGVAGVLAFSVSWRTREFGIRMALGALPRSILTIVLVEGVTMASIGVGAGVVVGFALSRTIAKYVTDIHQPGPLAFVGSAVVILGAAVIASAVPAARAARVNAVEALRSE